A window from Nakamurella alba encodes these proteins:
- a CDS encoding HpcH/HpaI aldolase/citrate lyase family protein: MSAAAASEPLSYLYVPGDAPARFAGALTKGADALVLDLEDGVAPAAKEAAVAAVAAFLQQPGGIGEPQIWVRIDPSRIGTDLPLLVHPRLAGLFVPKPEDPRDLLELDVRLSGLESAAGLAEGTVGLVPLIESAAGLLAVAAIARCPRVRRLGMGEADLRAQLRLLPGPDEIELLPARSAVVVAAAAAGLPAPIGSTSTDFRDLDRLAVTTARLRALGFGARTAIHPAQLPVLRATFTPDEAAIAAARALVDEFRRADADGRGAVVGADGTMIDLAVVRAAQTLLGPGR, translated from the coding sequence ATGTCTGCCGCCGCCGCGTCCGAGCCGCTGAGCTACCTCTACGTCCCCGGTGATGCACCCGCCCGCTTCGCCGGCGCACTGACCAAGGGCGCGGACGCGCTGGTGCTGGATCTCGAGGACGGGGTGGCGCCGGCGGCGAAGGAGGCCGCGGTCGCCGCAGTGGCCGCGTTCCTGCAGCAGCCCGGCGGCATCGGCGAGCCGCAGATCTGGGTGCGGATCGACCCGTCGCGGATCGGCACGGACCTGCCGCTGCTGGTCCACCCGCGGCTGGCCGGGCTGTTCGTGCCGAAACCGGAGGACCCGCGTGACCTGCTGGAACTCGACGTCCGGCTGTCCGGCCTGGAGTCCGCGGCCGGACTGGCCGAGGGCACCGTCGGCCTGGTCCCGCTGATCGAGTCGGCCGCCGGGCTGCTCGCGGTGGCGGCGATCGCCCGCTGCCCGCGGGTCCGCCGGCTCGGCATGGGCGAGGCGGACCTGCGCGCGCAGCTGCGCCTGCTGCCCGGCCCGGACGAGATCGAGCTGCTGCCCGCACGGTCCGCCGTGGTGGTCGCCGCCGCGGCGGCGGGCCTGCCCGCGCCGATCGGATCGACCAGCACCGACTTCCGCGACCTGGACCGACTCGCCGTGACCACCGCCCGGTTGCGCGCGCTCGGCTTCGGCGCCCGGACCGCGATCCACCCGGCCCAGCTGCCGGTCCTGCGGGCCACCTTCACCCCGGACGAGGCCGCGATCGCCGCTGCGCGAGCGTTGGTCGACGAGTTCCGTCGCGCCGATGCGGACGGTCGCGGTGCGGTGGTCGGCGCCGACGGCACGATGATCGACCTGGCCGTGGTGCGCGCGGCGCAGACCCTGCTCGGGCCGGGCCGCTGA
- a CDS encoding cyclase family protein has product MLTDLDPSPLEKVLGPLGSATVHDLARPYRTGMPQSPNHPKYTHALTRRHGDMCRADGASAAADIISMGTHVGTHMDAVAHVSQDGKLFGGADAATAQTGGLFTDLGIHAVRPLLTRGLLLDVPAALGLDQLPGGHEITVEQLDATFERQGVRPRPGDAVLIRSGWGKLWDQGDAYVGHATGVPGISTAGAEYLASFSPSALGADSIAFEMLAPGAGHGLLPAHRVLLVEHGINLIETMDLEGIAAAGDHEFLFVAIPLHLVGATGSPVRPLAVVLR; this is encoded by the coding sequence GTGCTGACAGATCTCGACCCGAGCCCGCTCGAGAAGGTGCTCGGCCCGCTGGGATCGGCGACGGTGCACGACCTGGCACGTCCCTACCGGACCGGCATGCCGCAGTCGCCCAACCACCCGAAGTACACCCACGCGTTGACCCGCCGGCACGGCGACATGTGCCGCGCCGACGGCGCTTCCGCCGCGGCGGACATCATCAGCATGGGCACGCACGTCGGCACCCACATGGACGCCGTGGCGCACGTCTCGCAGGACGGCAAGCTGTTCGGCGGTGCCGACGCGGCGACCGCCCAGACCGGTGGACTCTTCACCGATCTCGGCATCCACGCGGTGCGCCCGCTGCTCACCCGCGGTCTGCTGCTGGACGTCCCGGCCGCCCTCGGACTGGACCAGCTGCCCGGTGGGCACGAGATCACCGTCGAGCAGCTGGATGCCACCTTCGAGCGACAGGGCGTGCGCCCCCGCCCGGGCGACGCGGTGCTGATCCGCAGCGGCTGGGGGAAGCTCTGGGACCAAGGGGACGCCTACGTCGGTCACGCCACCGGCGTACCCGGCATCTCCACGGCGGGAGCGGAGTACCTGGCGTCGTTCTCGCCGTCGGCCCTGGGCGCCGATTCGATCGCCTTCGAGATGCTGGCACCGGGCGCCGGCCACGGACTGCTGCCGGCGCACCGGGTGCTGCTGGTCGAGCACGGCATCAACCTGATCGAGACCATGGACCTGGAGGGCATCGCCGCCGCCGGGGACCACGAGTTCCTGTTCGTCGCGATCCCGCTGCACCTGGTCGGCGCCACCGGTTCCCCGGTCCGGCCGCTGGCCGTGGTGCTCCGATGA
- a CDS encoding MFS transporter, which yields MTTTPTRTTALRGPVVLLFAVVTAVAAGTLYFGQPLVEEIRADLGVSEQAVSITIALTQIGYVVGLLLLVPLGDRVDRRKALGVLLGLLALAQVGVALAPSLVLLDIAVVLVGLTACVAQLTVATAANMAPEQTRGRVVGTVMSGLLLGILLARTVAGWIGEWGGWRAVYFVGAGLVLVTGAAALRVVPRSKPLVTGSYRALLASIGALVRDLPVLRVRAALGFALFGGFSVLWTPLGFLLSAEPYGYSTAVIGSFGLIGAGGAAAAMVAGRITDRFGPVVLTLVTTTVLVLAWAPLLLGGTHLWALIVGILVLDLAAMGLHITNQSEIYALDPAARSRLTAAYMATYFLGGVVGSAVAGLAWTHGGWGAVCAVGAGFGVLAVLLGLLAVRMRRRALSR from the coding sequence ATGACGACAACACCGACCCGGACCACCGCGCTGCGGGGTCCGGTGGTGCTGCTGTTCGCGGTGGTCACCGCGGTGGCGGCCGGAACCCTGTACTTCGGGCAGCCGCTGGTGGAGGAGATCCGGGCCGATCTCGGGGTCAGCGAGCAGGCGGTCTCGATCACCATCGCGCTGACCCAGATCGGATATGTGGTCGGGCTGCTGCTGCTGGTGCCGCTCGGCGACCGGGTGGACCGGCGCAAGGCGCTCGGCGTGCTGCTCGGACTGCTGGCGTTGGCCCAGGTCGGGGTGGCGCTGGCACCGTCGCTGGTGCTGCTGGACATCGCCGTGGTGCTGGTCGGGCTGACCGCCTGCGTGGCCCAGCTGACGGTGGCGACCGCAGCCAACATGGCGCCCGAGCAGACCCGGGGCCGGGTGGTCGGCACGGTGATGAGCGGTCTGCTGCTCGGCATCCTGCTGGCCCGCACGGTGGCCGGCTGGATCGGCGAGTGGGGCGGTTGGCGCGCGGTCTACTTCGTCGGCGCCGGACTGGTGCTGGTCACCGGAGCGGCGGCGCTGCGGGTGGTCCCGCGGTCGAAGCCGCTGGTCACCGGCAGCTACCGGGCGCTGCTCGCATCGATCGGGGCGCTGGTCCGCGACCTGCCGGTGCTGCGGGTCCGGGCGGCGCTGGGTTTCGCGCTCTTCGGCGGGTTCAGCGTGCTGTGGACGCCGCTCGGGTTCCTGCTGAGCGCGGAGCCCTACGGCTACAGCACCGCGGTGATCGGCTCCTTCGGGCTGATCGGGGCCGGTGGCGCGGCGGCGGCGATGGTGGCGGGCCGGATCACCGACCGGTTCGGCCCGGTGGTGCTGACCCTGGTCACCACCACCGTCCTGGTCCTGGCCTGGGCCCCGCTGCTGCTCGGCGGCACGCACCTCTGGGCGCTGATCGTCGGCATCCTGGTGCTCGATCTGGCGGCGATGGGCCTGCACATCACCAACCAGAGCGAGATCTACGCGCTCGACCCGGCGGCCCGCAGCCGGCTGACCGCGGCCTACATGGCGACCTACTTCCTCGGCGGCGTGGTCGGCTCGGCGGTCGCCGGACTCGCCTGGACGCACGGCGGCTGGGGTGCGGTGTGCGCGGTCGGTGCCGGGTTCGGCGTGCTGGCCGTGCTGCTCGGCCTGCTCGCCGTCCGGATGCGGCGGCGCGCGCTCAGCCGGTGA
- a CDS encoding xylulokinase, whose amino-acid sequence MTRRFRLGVDIGTSSVKVALHDQESQQRTAFRSSHYPSAHPAPDRVEQDQDDWWRAVGEALTALLHHHPAVTAGNSVIGLTGQMHTTTLLSADDRPLRPAILWSDRRAAELCAAYNAAHPEHVDVTGNPLLAAFTAAHLRWLRAHEPEVLSRTRKVLVPKDLVRLRLGAGYATEPADASATALLDTRSGQWDSDLAAGCGIDLDRLPPVLPSAAVTGEIAALPDGDPVLRRLLGSPVVGGAGDQAALGIALDVTAPGALGLSLGTSGVAISASDHAVPGAFRHALPDTWLRLDSIHAAGLALTWWSGIAGRSVDDLLAEVAGAGTGGPVFVPHLQGGRDGDHAAGGSFTGLRADHTRADLTRAVLAGVAGEMTGLAAAVTDGVLPARVAAGGRGASSPLWRSLLGAALGREILPADGDSADGAALLAGHADL is encoded by the coding sequence ATGACCCGACGTTTCCGGCTGGGCGTCGACATCGGCACCAGCTCGGTGAAGGTCGCCCTGCACGACCAGGAGTCGCAGCAGCGCACCGCATTCCGCTCCTCGCACTACCCCTCCGCCCATCCCGCACCGGACCGGGTCGAGCAGGACCAGGACGACTGGTGGCGGGCGGTGGGTGAGGCGCTCACCGCGCTGCTGCACCACCATCCCGCGGTCACCGCCGGCAACTCGGTCATCGGGCTGACCGGCCAGATGCACACCACCACGCTGCTGAGCGCCGACGACCGGCCGCTGCGTCCGGCGATCCTGTGGTCCGACCGCCGGGCCGCCGAGCTGTGTGCGGCGTACAACGCGGCGCACCCGGAGCACGTCGACGTCACCGGCAATCCGCTGCTGGCCGCCTTCACCGCGGCCCACCTGCGCTGGCTCCGGGCGCACGAACCGGAGGTGCTGAGCCGGACCCGGAAGGTGCTGGTGCCCAAGGATCTCGTCCGGCTGCGGCTGGGCGCCGGGTACGCCACCGAGCCGGCGGACGCCTCCGCGACCGCCCTGCTGGACACCCGGTCCGGGCAGTGGGACTCCGATCTGGCCGCCGGCTGCGGGATCGACCTCGACCGGCTGCCGCCGGTGCTGCCCTCGGCCGCGGTGACCGGCGAGATCGCGGCGCTCCCGGACGGCGACCCGGTGCTGCGCCGGCTGCTCGGCTCCCCGGTGGTCGGCGGGGCGGGGGACCAGGCCGCCCTCGGCATCGCCCTGGACGTGACAGCACCTGGTGCGCTGGGACTCTCGCTCGGCACCTCCGGAGTCGCGATCTCGGCGAGCGACCACGCCGTGCCCGGCGCCTTCCGGCATGCGCTCCCCGACACCTGGCTGCGCCTGGACTCCATCCACGCCGCCGGTCTGGCGCTGACCTGGTGGTCCGGGATCGCCGGACGCAGCGTGGACGACCTGCTGGCGGAGGTGGCCGGCGCGGGCACGGGCGGTCCGGTGTTCGTGCCGCACCTGCAGGGCGGCCGGGACGGCGACCACGCCGCGGGCGGATCCTTCACCGGGCTGCGCGCCGATCACACGCGGGCCGACCTGACCCGTGCCGTCCTGGCCGGGGTGGCCGGCGAGATGACCGGCCTGGCCGCCGCTGTCACCGACGGCGTGCTGCCGGCGCGGGTAGCGGCCGGCGGCCGCGGCGCCTCCTCACCGCTGTGGCGATCGCTGCTCGGCGCCGCACTGGGCCGCGAGATCCTGCCGGCCGACGGGGATTCCGCCGACGGTGCTGCCCTGCTCGCCGGTCATGCGGACCTCTGA
- a CDS encoding CaiB/BaiF CoA transferase family protein yields the protein MSSSVTQQDPALPEPAVTVPSDGPLAGLRVLDISTILAGPLACQILGDFGADVIKIEHPQRGDGMRGHGPAKDGVQLWWKMVARNKRTVALDLGKPEGAEVFRALAATADVVVENFRPGTLERWGLGYDRLTEQNPGLILLRITGFGQTGPYSARPAFGTLVESMSGFAALTGQPDGPPTLPSFGLADSIAAMAGSSAVLTALYHRDARGGTGQVIDLSLLEPMMTAVGPGVLIADQLGTDQPRTGNRSVNNSPRDVYRTRDDSWVAISTSADTIAARVMHLVGGGALTEEPWFATGRQRAEHADELDAYVVPWIAARDRDEVIAAFAAAGAAAAPIYLPSDLLDDPQVAAREMITTVEDPELGPLRMQNVLWRMSETPGRVRHTGRPIGEDTTSVLAEVGISGEAVEDLRAAGIVR from the coding sequence ATGTCGTCGTCCGTCACCCAGCAGGATCCCGCCCTCCCGGAGCCGGCGGTGACCGTGCCGTCCGACGGACCGCTGGCCGGCCTGCGGGTGCTGGACATCTCCACCATCCTGGCCGGGCCGCTGGCCTGCCAGATCCTGGGTGACTTCGGCGCCGATGTGATCAAGATCGAGCACCCGCAGCGCGGCGACGGGATGCGCGGGCACGGTCCGGCCAAGGATGGCGTGCAGCTCTGGTGGAAGATGGTCGCCCGCAACAAGCGCACAGTGGCCCTCGATCTCGGCAAGCCCGAGGGTGCCGAGGTCTTCCGGGCGCTGGCCGCCACCGCGGACGTCGTCGTGGAGAACTTCCGGCCCGGCACGCTGGAGCGCTGGGGGCTGGGGTACGACCGGCTCACCGAGCAGAACCCGGGCCTGATCCTGCTGCGCATCACCGGTTTCGGGCAGACCGGGCCGTACTCCGCGCGGCCGGCCTTCGGCACCCTGGTCGAGTCGATGAGCGGTTTCGCCGCACTGACCGGGCAGCCCGACGGCCCGCCCACCCTGCCGTCCTTCGGCCTGGCGGACTCGATCGCGGCCATGGCCGGATCCTCGGCGGTGCTGACCGCGCTCTACCACCGGGACGCCCGCGGCGGCACCGGTCAGGTGATCGACCTCTCGCTGCTGGAGCCGATGATGACCGCCGTCGGGCCCGGTGTGCTGATCGCCGACCAGCTGGGCACCGACCAGCCGCGCACCGGCAACCGGTCGGTCAACAACTCCCCGCGCGACGTCTACCGCACCCGGGACGACAGCTGGGTGGCCATCTCCACCAGTGCGGACACCATCGCGGCCCGGGTCATGCACCTGGTCGGCGGCGGCGCGTTGACCGAGGAACCGTGGTTCGCCACCGGCCGGCAGCGGGCCGAGCACGCCGATGAGCTCGACGCCTACGTCGTGCCGTGGATCGCCGCCCGGGACCGGGACGAGGTGATCGCCGCGTTCGCCGCCGCCGGTGCGGCCGCGGCACCGATCTACCTTCCGTCCGATCTGCTGGACGACCCCCAGGTGGCGGCCCGCGAGATGATCACCACCGTCGAGGATCCCGAGCTCGGGCCACTGCGGATGCAGAACGTGCTGTGGCGGATGTCGGAGACGCCGGGCCGGGTCCGGCACACCGGCCGGCCGATCGGCGAGGACACCACGTCGGTGCTCGCCGAGGTCGGGATCAGCGGGGAAGCGGTGGAGGACCTGCGGGCCGCCGGGATCGTCCGCTGA
- a CDS encoding MmgE/PrpD family protein encodes MTVSLPGPTAGAAQELPDAGLVDALAGFATDALRRGIPDEVATSVQGRLLDVLGLCVAALPLPTSAAALDFVRDQGGPARALAIGAGRTSASWAAFGNGVLAHSLDYDDTHLPSVLHPSASVVPAALAAAQAADADGDTLLTAIAVGIEVCIRIGMAGYDQNAGANLWFDHGQHATSICGALGSAAAAAVAGAPAGMPDAEVRDIVAHALAVAASTASGIIEANRTGGTVKRLHCGWAAHSGVVAADLARRGLTGPPTALEGRFGLFEAFLRDAADPAAVIAGLGTDWAVPGVFFKPYPANHFTHTVVDAGRELAAQGLRPGDVAAVEIGVPSAIVRTIGEPLEVKQRPETAYQAQFSGPYAFAVGLFGGSGLGAGLSDYTDALAQDPARRALMATVTVRGDATCDAIYPHQFPAIARVRTVDGRELTVQVLENRGGPGNPLTDAELRTKFTDNCTAGGLGAGAATAISDAVFQLPGAGLDALDAALTAVPDTAS; translated from the coding sequence ATGACGGTGAGCCTGCCGGGCCCGACAGCCGGTGCCGCACAAGAACTCCCGGACGCCGGCCTGGTCGACGCGCTGGCCGGTTTCGCCACCGACGCCCTGCGGCGCGGCATCCCCGACGAGGTCGCGACCTCGGTGCAGGGCCGGCTGCTGGACGTGCTCGGCCTGTGCGTCGCCGCCCTGCCGCTGCCGACCTCGGCCGCGGCGCTGGACTTCGTGCGGGACCAGGGCGGCCCGGCGCGGGCGCTGGCGATCGGTGCCGGCCGCACCTCCGCGTCCTGGGCCGCGTTCGGTAACGGTGTGCTGGCACACAGTCTCGACTACGACGACACCCACCTGCCGTCGGTGCTGCACCCGTCGGCCTCGGTCGTCCCGGCCGCTCTCGCCGCCGCTCAGGCCGCCGACGCGGATGGTGACACCCTGCTGACGGCCATCGCGGTCGGCATCGAGGTGTGCATCCGGATCGGCATGGCCGGCTACGACCAGAACGCCGGCGCCAACCTCTGGTTCGACCACGGCCAGCACGCCACGTCGATCTGCGGTGCCCTTGGCAGTGCCGCGGCGGCCGCCGTGGCCGGTGCTCCGGCCGGGATGCCGGATGCCGAGGTCCGCGACATCGTCGCGCACGCCCTGGCCGTCGCCGCGTCCACCGCCAGCGGGATCATCGAGGCGAACCGCACCGGCGGCACCGTCAAGCGCCTGCACTGCGGCTGGGCCGCCCACTCCGGTGTGGTGGCCGCCGATCTCGCCCGGCGCGGGCTGACCGGGCCACCGACCGCGCTGGAGGGCCGGTTCGGGCTTTTCGAGGCGTTCCTCCGGGATGCCGCCGATCCGGCCGCGGTGATCGCCGGCCTCGGCACGGACTGGGCGGTGCCCGGGGTGTTCTTCAAGCCCTACCCCGCCAACCACTTCACCCACACCGTGGTCGACGCCGGCCGCGAGCTGGCCGCGCAGGGACTGCGCCCGGGGGACGTGGCGGCGGTGGAGATCGGTGTGCCGTCGGCCATCGTCCGCACCATCGGCGAGCCGCTGGAGGTCAAGCAGCGGCCCGAGACCGCCTACCAGGCACAGTTCTCCGGTCCGTACGCCTTCGCGGTGGGGTTGTTCGGCGGCAGCGGGCTCGGTGCCGGGCTGTCCGACTACACCGACGCCCTCGCCCAGGACCCGGCCCGCCGGGCGCTGATGGCCACCGTCACCGTGCGCGGCGACGCCACCTGTGACGCGATCTACCCGCACCAGTTCCCGGCGATCGCCCGGGTGCGCACGGTCGACGGTCGCGAGCTGACGGTCCAGGTCCTGGAGAACCGTGGTGGCCCCGGCAACCCGCTGACCGACGCCGAGCTGCGCACCAAGTTCACCGACAACTGCACCGCCGGCGGGCTGGGAGCCGGTGCGGCGACTGCCATCTCGGATGCTGTCTTCCAACTCCCCGGCGCCGGCCTCGACGCCCTGGACGCCGCCCTCACCGCCGTCCCCGACACCGCTTCCTGA
- a CDS encoding zinc-dependent alcohol dehydrogenase family protein has translation MKAVLFTAPETIEIGELPDPTPGPGEVIVAPAAAGICGTDIHILEGDLARSWPTVPGHEFAGTVVAVGAGDKDDLFGITVGDRVAVDPSLYCGQCYQCRRARGNQCERWGSLGVTAPGGAAELVAAPAANCVRLPEHVDTRDAPLIEPLACAIRGYDVLRMALADHVLIYGAGTMGLMMLQLAKKAGAATVTVLDRNTGRLAGAADLGCTATATSADEVAGDHPRGWDVVIDCSGAVPAIEDGLTRVGRGGTYLQFGVSATDAVARFNPYTVYHQEITIAGSMAVLHSFERAADLFATGVIDPADFITHRIPMADYAAAVDLFRAGTGRKVQVVTG, from the coding sequence GTGAAGGCCGTCCTGTTCACCGCGCCGGAGACCATCGAGATCGGCGAGCTGCCGGACCCGACCCCAGGCCCCGGCGAGGTGATCGTCGCGCCGGCCGCCGCGGGCATCTGCGGTACCGACATCCACATCCTGGAAGGTGATCTCGCCCGGTCCTGGCCGACGGTGCCCGGCCACGAGTTCGCCGGCACCGTGGTCGCCGTCGGCGCGGGCGACAAGGACGACCTGTTCGGGATCACGGTCGGCGACCGGGTCGCGGTCGACCCGTCGCTGTACTGCGGGCAGTGCTACCAGTGCCGCCGCGCCCGCGGGAACCAGTGCGAGCGCTGGGGTTCGCTCGGGGTGACCGCACCGGGTGGCGCCGCCGAACTGGTCGCCGCCCCGGCAGCGAACTGCGTCCGACTGCCGGAGCACGTCGACACCCGGGACGCCCCGCTGATCGAGCCGCTGGCGTGCGCCATCCGGGGGTACGACGTGCTGCGGATGGCACTGGCGGACCACGTGCTGATCTACGGCGCCGGCACGATGGGCCTGATGATGCTGCAGCTGGCCAAGAAGGCCGGCGCGGCCACCGTGACCGTGCTCGACCGGAACACCGGGAGACTCGCCGGCGCAGCGGATCTCGGCTGCACGGCGACGGCGACCTCGGCCGACGAGGTGGCCGGGGACCACCCGCGCGGGTGGGACGTGGTGATCGACTGCTCCGGCGCGGTCCCGGCGATCGAGGACGGCCTGACCCGGGTCGGTCGCGGCGGCACCTACCTGCAGTTCGGCGTCTCCGCGACGGACGCAGTGGCACGGTTCAACCCGTATACCGTGTACCACCAGGAGATCACCATCGCCGGGTCGATGGCGGTGCTGCACAGCTTCGAGCGGGCGGCGGACCTGTTCGCCACCGGGGTGATCGACCCGGCCGACTTCATCACCCACCGGATCCCGATGGCCGACTACGCCGCGGCGGTCGACCTGTTCCGGGCCGGCACCGGCCGCAAGGTGCAGGTGGTCACCGGCTGA